One region of Sphingomonas kaistensis genomic DNA includes:
- the paaG gene encoding 2-(1,2-epoxy-1,2-dihydrophenyl)acetyl-CoA isomerase PaaG, producing the protein MSEPAILYAEKDGVARITLNRPDRLNSFTAAMHAELRDALDRAAESARVIVLTGAGRGFCAGQDLNDRAVAPGQAVDLGETVEGSWNPLVRRLASLDQPVIARVQGVAAGAGANIALACDLVVAGRSAKFIQSFANLGLIPDSGGSWHLPRLVGQARALGLALTAEPLPAEKAADWGLIWKCVEDDELDGQVDALATRLAGLPPLGLAAIKRLIRTSGERTLDAELDLQRDEMRRLGFTEDYREGVAAFLEKRPAVYRGR; encoded by the coding sequence GTGAGCGAACCGGCCATCCTCTATGCCGAGAAGGATGGCGTCGCGCGGATCACCCTGAACCGTCCCGATCGCCTCAACAGTTTCACGGCCGCGATGCACGCCGAACTGCGCGACGCGCTGGACCGCGCGGCGGAAAGCGCGCGGGTCATCGTCCTGACCGGCGCCGGGCGCGGTTTCTGCGCGGGGCAGGACCTCAACGACCGCGCGGTCGCCCCCGGCCAGGCGGTCGACCTTGGCGAGACGGTCGAAGGGAGCTGGAATCCCCTGGTTCGCCGACTCGCCAGCCTCGATCAGCCGGTCATCGCCCGGGTTCAGGGCGTCGCGGCCGGTGCGGGCGCGAACATCGCGCTTGCCTGCGACCTGGTGGTTGCGGGCCGCTCCGCCAAGTTCATCCAGAGCTTCGCCAATCTCGGCCTCATCCCCGACAGCGGCGGCAGCTGGCACCTGCCCCGGCTGGTCGGCCAGGCCCGCGCGCTCGGCCTCGCACTGACCGCCGAGCCTCTGCCGGCGGAAAAGGCCGCCGATTGGGGCCTGATCTGGAAGTGCGTCGAAGACGACGAACTCGACGGCCAGGTCGATGCGCTGGCAACCAGGCTGGCCGGTCTTCCGCCGCTCGGTCTCGCCGCGATCAAGCGGCTGATCCGCACGTCGGGCGAGCGCACGCTCGATGCGGAGCTTGATCTCCAGCGCGACGAAATGCGGCGCCTCGGCTTCACCGAAGATTATCGCGAAGGCGTTGCGGCGTTCCTCGAAAAGCGTCCGGCGGTCTACCGGGGGCGCTAG
- a CDS encoding PqqD family peptide modification chaperone, translating to MSATYRRTAATMSTDVGDDVVALQADRGFAYGMEEVTATVWRLLEEPRGIDDLVARLTSEYEVDDAQCRAEVVALLEQMTSEGLVEEVR from the coding sequence ATGAGCGCCACTTATCGTCGTACCGCCGCCACCATGTCGACCGACGTCGGCGACGACGTGGTCGCGCTGCAGGCCGACCGGGGGTTCGCCTATGGCATGGAGGAAGTCACGGCGACGGTCTGGCGCCTGCTGGAAGAGCCGCGCGGCATCGACGACCTCGTGGCCCGGCTGACCTCGGAATATGAGGTGGACGACGCCCAATGCCGGGCCGAGGTCGTCGCGCTGCTGGAGCAGATGACGAGCGAAGGGCTGGTGGAGGAGGTCCGGTGA
- a CDS encoding YkgJ family cysteine cluster protein gives MNVESQLCTSCGLCCTGALHDGAKLEPDEVEPAIAVGLPVLEGTAPTLFALPCPKLEGATCTIYGSRPRVCAAYACRLLEEVRGGRHLDSALPLVAEARRLAGELQAALAPGATFPDSRTERRAGSGSAEVLMRSFALDHYLDRHFRNRSEGPILSSESAS, from the coding sequence ATGAACGTGGAGAGCCAACTCTGCACGTCCTGCGGCCTGTGCTGCACCGGCGCGTTGCACGACGGTGCCAAGCTCGAACCGGACGAGGTCGAACCCGCCATCGCCGTCGGCCTTCCCGTTCTCGAAGGAACGGCGCCGACCTTGTTCGCCCTGCCCTGCCCGAAGCTCGAGGGAGCGACCTGCACCATCTATGGTTCGCGCCCTAGGGTGTGCGCCGCTTACGCCTGCCGCCTGCTCGAGGAAGTGCGCGGCGGTCGGCATCTCGACTCCGCGTTGCCGCTGGTGGCGGAGGCGCGGCGGCTCGCCGGGGAACTGCAGGCGGCGCTCGCCCCCGGGGCGACGTTTCCCGACAGCCGGACCGAGCGCCGCGCGGGAAGCGGGTCGGCCGAGGTGCTGATGCGATCCTTTGCACTCGACCATTATCTCGACCGTCATTTCCGCAACCGGAGTGAAGGTCCCATTCTCAGTTCGGAGTCCGCGTCATGA
- a CDS encoding ABC transporter transmembrane domain-containing protein, translating to MASGSDDKENIKTGRSIGNLKLVFKAAGKYPARILAALFFLGVSSAATLAIPYGFKQVIDRGFAGGSVSGDAVSQAFQYLLMIVIVLALATGFRFYFVSWLGERTVADLRRQVQRNLLTLPPRFFEENRPSEIASRLTADTAVLEQVVGTSVSFALRNLVTGIGGIIYLFALSPKLAGLLLIAIPLLFGPIILFGRKVRALSRASQDRIADVGANVSEVLGAMKIVQAFGQERREEARFAEVVENAFTTARTRMRLRAIMTVVLIALMFGAIVMVIWEGAIDVAAGRMTGGEIAAFVFTGVLVGGAFAALSEVYGDLLRGSGAAGRLAELIAAKAEISAPAVTKALPEPATGALAFDGVDFRYPTRPDTKALDGLTISVAPGETVAVVGPSGAGKSTLFQLALRFYDPQAGAVSFDGVDVRDLDPADLRRHIALVPQETVIFAASARDNLRYGRWDASEAEIEAAARAANAHQFLSALPDGYDTFLGESGARLSGGQRQRIAIARALLRDAPLLLLDEATSALDAESEAAVQEALERLMESRTTVVIAHRLATVRAADRIIVMDEGRIVEEGTHATLTARGGLYARLARLQFDVAA from the coding sequence ATGGCGAGCGGGTCCGACGACAAGGAAAACATCAAAACCGGCCGGAGCATCGGCAACCTGAAGCTCGTCTTCAAGGCTGCCGGCAAATATCCGGCACGGATCCTCGCGGCGCTATTCTTCCTCGGCGTGAGTTCGGCCGCGACGCTGGCAATCCCCTATGGCTTCAAGCAGGTCATCGACCGTGGGTTCGCCGGCGGGTCGGTGAGCGGCGACGCGGTCAGCCAGGCTTTCCAATACCTGCTGATGATCGTGATCGTGCTGGCGCTCGCGACCGGCTTCCGCTTCTACTTCGTCTCGTGGCTGGGCGAGCGCACGGTCGCCGACCTGCGCCGTCAGGTGCAGCGCAATCTCCTCACCCTGCCCCCGCGCTTCTTCGAGGAAAACCGCCCGAGCGAGATCGCCTCCCGCCTCACCGCCGATACCGCGGTGCTAGAACAGGTGGTCGGTACTTCCGTGTCCTTTGCGCTGCGCAATCTCGTCACCGGGATCGGCGGGATCATCTACCTGTTCGCGCTCAGCCCCAAGCTCGCCGGGCTGCTGCTGATCGCCATCCCCCTGCTGTTCGGTCCGATCATCCTGTTCGGCCGCAAGGTCCGCGCACTATCGCGCGCCAGCCAGGACCGGATCGCCGACGTCGGGGCCAATGTCAGCGAGGTCCTGGGCGCGATGAAGATCGTTCAGGCTTTCGGGCAGGAGCGCCGCGAAGAAGCGCGCTTCGCCGAGGTGGTCGAAAACGCCTTCACCACCGCGCGCACCCGCATGCGCCTGCGCGCCATCATGACCGTGGTGCTGATCGCCCTGATGTTCGGCGCCATCGTGATGGTCATCTGGGAAGGTGCGATCGACGTTGCCGCCGGCCGCATGACCGGGGGCGAGATCGCCGCCTTTGTCTTCACCGGCGTACTGGTCGGCGGCGCTTTCGCCGCCTTGAGCGAAGTCTATGGCGACCTGCTGCGCGGATCGGGTGCCGCCGGGCGCCTTGCCGAACTGATCGCAGCCAAGGCCGAGATCAGCGCTCCCGCCGTCACCAAGGCGCTGCCCGAACCGGCGACCGGAGCGCTCGCGTTCGATGGCGTCGACTTCCGCTACCCGACCAGGCCCGACACCAAGGCGCTGGATGGGCTGACCATCAGCGTCGCGCCGGGCGAGACCGTCGCGGTGGTGGGACCCTCGGGCGCGGGCAAGTCGACCCTCTTCCAGCTCGCGCTGCGCTTCTACGACCCCCAGGCCGGCGCCGTGTCGTTCGACGGTGTCGATGTGCGCGACCTCGATCCTGCCGACCTTCGCCGCCACATCGCGCTCGTGCCGCAGGAAACGGTGATCTTCGCCGCCAGCGCCCGCGACAACCTCCGCTACGGTCGGTGGGACGCGAGCGAAGCCGAGATCGAGGCCGCTGCCCGCGCCGCCAATGCGCATCAGTTCCTGTCCGCGCTGCCGGACGGCTACGACACCTTCCTTGGCGAAAGTGGCGCGCGCTTGTCGGGCGGCCAGCGGCAGCGGATTGCCATCGCCCGCGCGCTGCTGCGCGATGCGCCGCTGCTGCTGCTCGACGAGGCGACCAGCGCGCTCGACGCCGAAAGCGAGGCGGCCGTTCAGGAAGCGCTCGAACGCCTGATGGAAAGCCGCACCACCGTGGTCATCGCCCACCGCCTGGCCACCGTCCGTGCGGCCGACCGGATCATCGTCATGGACGAGGGGCGGATCGTCGAAGAAGGCACCCACGCCACGCTGACGGCCCGCGGCGGCCTCTATGCGCGTCTCGCCCGCCTGCAGTTCGACGTCGCCGCATGA
- a CDS encoding polyhydroxyalkanoate depolymerase, giving the protein MLYDAYEVQRSWLAGAGQLANLSSNWLSNSANPLSYHGMSGIVSASLDVFAHAAATRGKPAFGLDTVTIDGKSLPVREEIVDRMPFGQLKHFVREGAPEGQPRLLIVAPMSGHYATLLRGTVERLLPGHEVYITDWRDARMVPLSEGTFDLDDYVDTLIGWLGKIGPGAHMLAVCQPSVPAYAATALMNADNHPATPRTLTMMGGPVDTREAPTAVNTLATERPHAWFQQNVVCTVPAMYPGGGRKVYPGFLQLAGFMTMNLGSHLVSHWEMFKHLVDGDEEGADATRDFYDEYRSVCDMTAEFYLQTVDVVFQRHLLPKGEMMHRGQRVDPAAITRTALLAIEGERDDISGVGQTKAALKLATKLPAANKKYHLAEGAGHYGIFNGRKWREKIAPVVERFIAAHD; this is encoded by the coding sequence ATGCTTTACGACGCGTATGAAGTGCAGCGCAGCTGGCTGGCCGGTGCAGGACAGCTTGCGAACCTCTCCTCCAATTGGCTGAGCAACAGTGCCAACCCGTTGAGCTATCACGGGATGAGCGGGATCGTGTCGGCCAGCCTCGACGTCTTCGCCCATGCCGCCGCGACGCGCGGAAAGCCGGCTTTCGGGCTCGACACCGTCACCATCGACGGCAAGTCGCTGCCGGTCCGCGAAGAGATCGTCGACCGGATGCCGTTCGGGCAGCTGAAGCACTTCGTTCGCGAAGGCGCCCCCGAAGGACAGCCGCGGCTGCTGATCGTTGCCCCCATGTCCGGCCACTATGCGACGCTGCTTCGCGGCACGGTGGAGCGGCTGTTGCCCGGCCATGAGGTCTACATCACCGACTGGCGCGACGCGCGGATGGTGCCGCTCAGTGAGGGCACGTTCGACCTCGACGATTATGTCGACACGCTGATTGGCTGGCTCGGCAAGATTGGCCCGGGCGCGCACATGCTGGCCGTGTGCCAGCCGAGCGTCCCGGCCTATGCCGCGACTGCGCTGATGAATGCCGACAACCATCCGGCCACGCCGCGCACCCTGACGATGATGGGTGGCCCGGTCGACACCCGCGAAGCGCCGACCGCGGTCAACACGCTCGCGACCGAGCGTCCGCATGCCTGGTTCCAGCAGAACGTCGTGTGTACCGTTCCGGCCATGTATCCGGGCGGTGGCCGCAAGGTCTATCCGGGCTTCCTGCAGCTCGCCGGCTTCATGACCATGAACCTCGGCAGCCACCTCGTCAGCCATTGGGAGATGTTCAAGCATCTGGTCGACGGCGACGAGGAAGGGGCCGATGCGACCCGCGACTTCTACGACGAATATCGCTCGGTCTGCGACATGACCGCCGAATTCTACCTCCAGACGGTCGACGTGGTATTCCAGCGCCACCTGCTGCCCAAGGGCGAGATGATGCACCGCGGCCAGCGGGTCGACCCGGCGGCCATCACCCGGACCGCGCTACTGGCGATCGAAGGCGAGCGCGACGATATCTCGGGCGTGGGGCAGACCAAGGCGGCGCTGAAGCTCGCCACCAAGCTGCCCGCCGCGAACAAGAAATATCACCTCGCGGAAGGCGCGGGCCATTATGGCATCTTCAACGGCCGCAAATGGCGCGAGAAGATCGCGCCGGTGGTCGAGCGGTTCATCGCCGCCCACGACTGA
- a CDS encoding glycosyltransferase, with protein MTDTPPILLVANSSWNLSHQRGGLIRAFQAEGRWPLEAVVPLGDPPVGSLPTYQVPLVADGTAPRAELKSLVALIALFRQVRPGIVLGFTPKGNIYAGLAARATRRPFLPNVSGLGTGFIRGGLLLKIQAALYREAFRGLPTVFFQNRDDAALFEKMGLVTRRQVALIPGSGVDCRAFTAPPPKPRSDGRLKLVFVGRLLGDKGVRELAGAMRRLKPGYPGLSLTLVGELGAANRTAVSRQELDGWVGEGLLTHAGRTDDVRPFIAAADAVILPSYREGMPRALLEAAAMSRPLLASDVPGCREIVRDGDNGLLFEVRSEEALASAIERFITAGPEQRRSWALRSREIAEREYDERLVIDAYRSAVIALTGKGR; from the coding sequence GTGACCGACACTCCCCCCATTCTCCTTGTCGCCAACAGCAGCTGGAATCTCTCGCACCAGCGCGGCGGGCTGATCCGCGCATTCCAGGCGGAGGGCCGCTGGCCGCTCGAGGCGGTGGTGCCGCTGGGGGATCCGCCGGTAGGCTCGCTCCCGACCTATCAGGTGCCCCTGGTCGCCGACGGTACCGCCCCGCGCGCCGAGCTGAAGAGCCTGGTGGCGCTGATCGCGCTGTTTCGCCAGGTCCGCCCGGGGATCGTCCTCGGCTTCACGCCCAAGGGCAACATCTATGCCGGCCTGGCGGCCCGGGCCACACGGCGGCCGTTCCTGCCCAATGTTTCGGGACTGGGTACCGGCTTCATCCGCGGCGGCTTGTTATTGAAGATCCAGGCCGCCCTTTATCGCGAGGCGTTTCGCGGGCTTCCCACCGTTTTCTTCCAGAACCGGGACGATGCCGCCCTGTTCGAGAAAATGGGGCTGGTCACCCGCCGTCAGGTGGCGCTGATCCCGGGCTCGGGAGTCGATTGCCGCGCCTTCACCGCTCCGCCGCCAAAGCCGCGCAGCGACGGCAGGCTGAAGCTCGTCTTCGTCGGCCGGTTGCTCGGCGACAAGGGCGTGCGGGAGCTGGCCGGGGCCATGCGGCGCCTGAAGCCGGGCTATCCCGGCCTCTCGCTGACCCTGGTGGGCGAACTCGGAGCGGCCAATCGAACCGCCGTCTCGCGGCAGGAGCTGGACGGCTGGGTGGGTGAGGGGCTTCTGACCCATGCCGGCCGCACCGACGACGTTCGTCCGTTCATCGCCGCCGCGGATGCCGTAATCCTGCCCTCCTACCGCGAAGGTATGCCCCGCGCCCTGCTTGAGGCGGCGGCGATGTCCCGGCCCCTGCTGGCCTCAGACGTGCCCGGTTGCCGGGAGATCGTCCGGGACGGCGACAATGGCCTGCTGTTCGAGGTTCGTTCGGAAGAAGCGCTCGCTTCGGCAATCGAGCGCTTCATTACCGCCGGGCCCGAACAGCGCCGGTCGTGGGCGCTGCGCTCACGCGAAATCGCCGAGCGGGAATATGACGAGCGGCTGG